The DNA sequence ACCAACTGCTTTTAGCTGGACTAAAATACCTTCGTCTGCAAATGCTTTTTGATATTTTTCAGCAACTGCTTTATTTGGCGCTATATAAATGACTGTCCACATATTCTATCCTCCAATAAGCGTTTAGACCATCTTATTATACTTTTGAATCATTGCTTTCTCCACATTCGGCGGAACTAATCCTGAAACATCTC is a window from the Dehalobacter sp. DCA genome containing:
- a CDS encoding DUF2007 domain-containing protein: MWTVIYIAPNKAVAEKYQKAFADEGILVQLKAVGSQESTDVSVEILVPESEAEEANEILTGIMRS